A genomic window from Candidatus Binatia bacterium includes:
- a CDS encoding sigma-70 family RNA polymerase sigma factor, with protein sequence MALPKAKSADSTAELLAGCIGGDADARTTLVEKYSGIVSYGVTVIFQQFGRPYRKEEIEDLSQDVFLALFDKDSRKLRQYQGRNGCSLASWLRVVANRFTIDRLRREGRTISLDDPESGESWRVREARPDSRPGPEPQVEAAERAAKVRELVTQLPPKDQMFVQLFYFQGLPIDEVATTIGITTNAAYVRKMRLHQKLRKLVTAHFEGEF encoded by the coding sequence GTGGCGCTCCCTAAGGCCAAAAGCGCTGACTCCACTGCTGAACTCCTAGCGGGGTGCATCGGTGGCGATGCCGATGCGCGCACTACGCTGGTCGAAAAGTACTCGGGCATCGTTTCCTACGGTGTAACCGTTATTTTTCAGCAGTTCGGTCGTCCATATAGGAAAGAGGAAATCGAAGACCTCAGCCAGGACGTCTTTCTGGCCCTATTCGATAAAGATTCTCGCAAGTTGAGACAGTATCAGGGGCGGAACGGCTGTTCTCTCGCAAGTTGGCTCCGGGTAGTAGCAAATCGGTTCACCATCGACCGCCTTCGGCGGGAGGGGCGAACGATCTCGCTGGACGATCCGGAAAGTGGCGAGAGTTGGCGGGTCCGAGAAGCCCGGCCGGATTCCCGGCCCGGGCCAGAACCACAAGTCGAAGCGGCAGAAAGAGCGGCCAAGGTGCGTGAACTCGTCACGCAGCTCCCGCCCAAGGACCAAATGTTCGTGCAGCTATTCTACTTCCAGGGACTTCCAATCGATGAGGTCGCTACCACGATCGGCATTACGACCAATGCCGCATACGTGCGGAAGATGAGACTGCACCAGAAGCTTCGGAAACTGGTTACCGCTCACTTCGAGGGAGAATTCTGA
- a CDS encoding LOG family protein, with translation MKKNRTSPQTTRRKRSRPAKNAPEPPPGDFDEPSPPRRGEVPVGMDAEGPARTRRADEPRSREDIVQDIATDIAETAQKLVTDRTSVADMKLIHSSLKELRRAFRVFSHYEGMRKVSTFGSARTPPGSPQYEQAREFSRRIADAGFMVITGAGPGIMRACNEGPGRDRSFGINIRLPFEQSANDIIDNDPKLITFKYFFTRKLMFVKEADAIALFPGGFGTHDEGFESLTLLQTGKARPLPVVFIDAPGGTYWKTWKRYIERHLLKEGLISKADMRLFLVTDDLDVAIEEIEHFYSRYHSSRFVGDRLVLRLTSPLSRETIADLNDEYGDILAHGKIHQTNALPEEAAERELAELPRLVFHSARRHFGRLRMLIDDVNDAD, from the coding sequence GTGAAGAAGAACAGGACCTCCCCCCAGACCACCCGTCGCAAGCGATCCCGGCCCGCGAAGAACGCCCCGGAGCCGCCCCCAGGCGACTTCGATGAGCCGAGCCCACCGCGACGAGGAGAGGTCCCCGTCGGGATGGATGCCGAAGGGCCCGCGAGGACGCGGCGTGCCGATGAGCCGCGATCCCGTGAGGACATTGTCCAAGACATCGCAACCGACATCGCCGAGACCGCCCAGAAACTCGTGACGGATCGCACCAGCGTCGCCGACATGAAGCTGATCCACTCGTCTCTGAAGGAATTGCGAAGAGCCTTCCGCGTATTCTCGCATTACGAGGGGATGCGAAAGGTCTCGACGTTCGGTTCGGCCCGCACCCCTCCCGGGTCACCCCAGTACGAGCAAGCCCGCGAGTTCTCACGCCGGATCGCGGACGCCGGCTTCATGGTGATCACCGGCGCCGGCCCCGGAATCATGCGAGCGTGCAACGAAGGGCCGGGGCGCGACCGCAGCTTCGGGATCAACATCCGGCTCCCGTTTGAGCAGTCGGCGAACGACATCATCGACAATGATCCCAAGCTCATCACCTTCAAGTACTTCTTCACGCGCAAACTGATGTTCGTGAAGGAAGCGGACGCGATCGCGCTCTTCCCGGGCGGCTTCGGCACGCACGACGAGGGATTCGAATCGCTGACGCTGCTTCAGACCGGCAAAGCGAGGCCGCTTCCGGTCGTCTTCATCGATGCGCCGGGCGGTACGTACTGGAAGACCTGGAAGCGTTACATCGAACGACACCTCCTGAAGGAGGGGCTGATCTCGAAAGCCGACATGCGCCTGTTCCTCGTGACCGACGACCTCGATGTCGCGATCGAAGAGATCGAACACTTCTATAGCCGCTACCACTCCTCGCGCTTCGTCGGAGATCGATTGGTACTTCGGCTCACCAGCCCACTCTCGAGGGAAACCATCGCCGATCTGAACGACGAGTACGGCGACATTCTCGCGCACGGAAAGATCCACCAGACGAATGCGCTGCCCGAGGAAGCCGCAGAACGCGAGCTCGCAGAACTACCGCGACTCGTCTTTCATTCGGCGAGGCGACACTTCGGCAGGCTCCGGATGCTGATCGACGACGTGAACGACGCTGACTAG
- a CDS encoding VOC family protein — MAIVKRAHHVSVQITDLERSRAFYEGVLGFEETERPDFGFPGVWYQLGDVQVHLIGEIPGMDRSTPPKSLSPAATHLAFQIDDYQATLDAVTESGVEAFGLGEEVGQLFVRDPDGNIIELIVPGGMLGRRK; from the coding sequence ATGGCGATTGTAAAGCGAGCTCATCACGTGAGCGTCCAGATCACAGACTTGGAGCGCTCCCGCGCGTTCTACGAAGGCGTTCTCGGTTTTGAGGAGACCGAGCGTCCCGACTTCGGCTTCCCGGGAGTCTGGTACCAGCTCGGCGACGTCCAGGTGCACTTGATAGGCGAGATTCCGGGGATGGACCGAAGCACGCCTCCGAAGAGCCTGTCGCCCGCGGCGACGCATCTGGCCTTCCAGATCGACGACTACCAGGCCACGCTCGATGCGGTGACCGAAAGCGGGGTTGAAGCGTTCGGGCTCGGCGAAGAGGTCGGCCAACTCTTCGTGCGCGACCCCGACGGCAACATCATCGAGCTGATCGTACCCGGTGGGATGCTCGGTCGACGGAAGTGA
- a CDS encoding glycosyltransferase family 39 protein yields MNSSGRLAAPFFWTVATLLLLVGLGSPSLRGSEDRFAEITREMILSGDYFHPTLNGEPHFHKPLASYWAIAGASRVLGTLDELAARLPSVLAGLLALWATVRLGRELWNPIVGRTAGWVLLGSYGFLLWSRTAAADMENLAAVILAVTWFRCREDRLTMAFYLVFVLICVVGAHAKGLAAIVLPALVLFPHLARHGQWRAHLSPSVLVAAAVAVIVYFAPFIAADIARPDLDSVDALVSGDTRSGLYMVFQENVRRFYAPHDHQGPITTYLFALPVLLLPWALVWIAALLDCAREWVRLEPETRWVLISIGLIFAVFTAAGSRRSYYILPIVPFCALLVAAVLDGEARGRFVERALRWTAIALAAVMGAELAVALLAPVLGSVYGVSVPPALVMVTLMLAAFARLIWVRADTIASCRALKLGLPPGVVCPTALSVVVLGGYFALQAPLLDRFRTERPFALALRGASADLDAGRVAFVRHAPSLFPFYLDAPEPLPVLGVVSDVTRFAAGGRGLIVASPRSLSRLGGETPRVFERPPDLQEGLYPWDQKDERLAAWWVGGEVSPKGPGD; encoded by the coding sequence GTGAACTCGTCTGGCCGTCTCGCCGCGCCGTTCTTCTGGACGGTGGCGACGCTTCTTCTCTTGGTCGGTCTCGGGTCCCCGAGCTTGCGTGGCTCCGAGGATCGCTTCGCCGAGATCACTCGAGAGATGATCCTAAGCGGTGACTACTTCCATCCGACCCTGAACGGGGAGCCGCACTTCCATAAGCCCCTCGCGAGCTACTGGGCGATCGCCGGGGCGAGCCGGGTCCTCGGCACTCTCGATGAACTCGCGGCGCGACTGCCGAGCGTTCTGGCTGGACTTCTGGCGCTGTGGGCGACGGTTCGGCTGGGCCGAGAGCTGTGGAACCCAATCGTCGGTCGCACGGCCGGGTGGGTTCTGCTCGGGTCGTACGGTTTTCTTCTCTGGTCACGGACGGCGGCGGCCGACATGGAGAATCTGGCCGCCGTGATTCTCGCGGTGACATGGTTCCGTTGTCGCGAGGATCGTCTGACGATGGCGTTCTACCTGGTGTTCGTGTTGATCTGCGTGGTCGGCGCCCACGCCAAAGGGCTGGCGGCCATCGTACTCCCGGCGCTCGTGTTGTTCCCGCATCTCGCGCGTCACGGTCAGTGGCGCGCGCATCTCAGCCCTTCCGTTCTCGTGGCTGCCGCCGTGGCCGTGATCGTCTACTTCGCGCCCTTCATCGCGGCGGATATCGCGCGACCGGATCTGGATTCGGTCGACGCGCTGGTCTCGGGCGACACGCGCAGCGGCTTGTACATGGTCTTCCAGGAGAACGTCCGGCGCTTCTACGCCCCGCACGACCACCAGGGACCGATCACCACGTACCTCTTTGCGCTGCCGGTCTTGCTCCTGCCATGGGCGCTGGTGTGGATCGCCGCGCTCCTCGATTGCGCGCGGGAGTGGGTACGCCTCGAGCCGGAGACCCGCTGGGTACTAATCTCGATCGGCCTCATCTTCGCGGTGTTCACCGCTGCCGGTTCGAGGCGCTCATACTACATCCTTCCCATCGTGCCGTTCTGCGCGCTGCTCGTCGCCGCGGTCTTGGATGGGGAAGCGCGCGGGCGCTTCGTCGAACGCGCGCTTCGTTGGACGGCGATCGCGCTCGCGGCTGTGATGGGAGCGGAGCTTGCGGTGGCCTTGCTCGCTCCGGTTTTGGGTTCCGTTTACGGCGTCTCGGTTCCGCCTGCACTGGTGATGGTGACGCTGATGCTCGCCGCATTTGCGCGTCTGATCTGGGTGCGAGCGGATACGATCGCGAGTTGCAGGGCCCTCAAGCTCGGCCTTCCGCCCGGGGTGGTTTGTCCCACCGCTTTGTCGGTGGTGGTGCTGGGTGGGTACTTCGCGCTGCAAGCTCCCCTCCTCGACCGATTCCGCACGGAGCGACCTTTCGCGCTGGCACTGCGCGGCGCGTCGGCGGATCTGGACGCGGGGCGCGTGGCCTTCGTTCGGCACGCTCCGTCGCTGTTCCCGTTCTATCTGGACGCGCCCGAGCCCCTGCCGGTACTTGGAGTAGTCTCGGACGTCACGCGGTTTGCCGCCGGGGGTCGTGGTTTGATCGTTGCCTCGCCTCGTTCGCTGTCTCGCCTCGGCGGCGAGACGCCCCGGGTGTTCGAGCGTCCGCCCGACTTGCAAGAAGGGCTCTACCCATGGGACCAGAAGGACGAGCGGCTCGCCGCGTGGTGGGTGGGCGGCGAGGTGTCACCGAAGGGGCCAGGAGACTGA
- a CDS encoding beta-lactamase-like protein 2: MTDRPGRIVQGNMIGLSMPDIDKWSDRVETVLGQNPGPFTGPGTNTYIVGTSRRPLILDTGQGMESYIPLLEKTLDGRTPAEIVLTHAHADHIGGCPQIREKFGPMPVKKRLWEGMDGKAGDDIVAIDDGEVIETEGATLEAIHTPGHAEDHLCYLLREERAIFTGDVVLGAGTTVIPEHGGDLLDYMQSLQHLLELEPAVLYPAHGPAIHDASGKIRQYIAHRELREDQIVELLKQGVSDVGEMVVQMYADVPKFLHPAAGTSVRSHLRKLEREQRASLDGESWTPR, encoded by the coding sequence ATGACCGATCGCCCCGGCCGTATCGTCCAGGGCAACATGATCGGCCTGTCGATGCCGGACATCGACAAATGGAGCGACCGCGTCGAGACGGTCCTCGGGCAGAACCCGGGACCCTTCACCGGGCCCGGAACGAATACGTACATCGTCGGGACTTCCCGCCGCCCGCTGATCCTCGACACCGGACAGGGCATGGAGAGCTATATACCCCTGCTCGAGAAGACCCTCGACGGCCGTACGCCGGCCGAGATCGTCCTGACACACGCCCATGCCGACCACATTGGTGGATGTCCGCAGATTCGCGAAAAGTTCGGCCCGATGCCTGTGAAGAAGCGGCTCTGGGAAGGAATGGACGGCAAGGCCGGAGACGACATCGTCGCGATCGACGACGGCGAAGTCATCGAGACCGAAGGCGCGACGCTCGAGGCCATCCACACGCCGGGGCACGCGGAAGATCATCTCTGCTATCTGCTGCGCGAGGAGCGCGCGATCTTCACGGGTGACGTCGTCCTCGGTGCCGGCACGACGGTGATCCCCGAACACGGCGGCGACCTCCTGGACTACATGCAGTCTCTCCAACACCTTCTCGAGTTGGAGCCTGCGGTGCTCTATCCCGCGCACGGGCCGGCGATTCACGATGCCAGCGGAAAGATCCGCCAGTACATCGCCCACCGCGAGCTACGCGAAGACCAGATCGTCGAGCTCTTGAAGCAAGGCGTTTCCGACGTCGGAGAGATGGTCGTCCAGATGTACGCCGACGTGCCGAAGTTCCTGCATCCCGCTGCCGGCACGTCCGTCCGCTCTCACCTACGGAAGCTCGAGCGCGAACAACGGGCCTCTCTCGACGGAGAAAGCTGGACCCCGCGGTAG
- a CDS encoding glycosyltransferase gives MQHKEFQVLSETLRKVFSSHTWRLGSPLRTVAQRLRSVLGLPDPSRINPGAKRQLAGVLSKAALLLSGCPGDAKRYRCDHLSEQLESLGVSTESATQGEIDLTDALDCFSIFVLHRVAYDRNIDWFLRKASERGAVVLFDTDDWVFDPEAYRYIDTAGMSERDQKLYRTGLERYRETIARSHGMVVSTDALFELASGLQKDVRTLPNVVSGEMMQLATAARAGTTSRRMGGVGTSVTLGYLSGTPTHRKDFAVAEEAIEWALDTYPSVRLLTVGHIDVSDRFGRFGERFQHMPLMPWQRLADTLARIDVNLAPLEPGNPFTASKSALKFLEAALVGVPTIASPMPDFRRAIDQKVTGWLAETPAEWREALGHLIESPDAAREMGESARDCVLAKHTTASQAVHALETVRSFAPSTEGRPLTINWILRAPIAGTGGGYWTIFRLANFLGAAGHRVRVYIEPIAHLEGKSHEEIEQFLEENFGPLRVQTVVGHDRILPADATIATNWPTAYTVAGQQDSLFRFYFVQDFEPEFYSDRDPLYREAERTYDLPLQHVCIGRSLAARLGRLTGRPTERIDFAVDTEIFRTQVRAADRSGPTRVLFFARPGIKRRGFDLGVEALERFARERPEVEICMFGAEDEELRGVRFPFTNLGVLGHYELARVMNEAHILLCFSLSANVSWVPLQAMACGCAVVEADVPGVREMVQSDTCLLAKPSGPEVTEALVRLVDDDDLRCRLAENAAAALAERSWESSARQFEQILQKRCFVRAAGSGSAQPAEAADERKARAATAG, from the coding sequence ATGCAGCACAAAGAGTTCCAGGTTCTGAGTGAGACGCTGCGCAAGGTCTTCTCCTCTCACACTTGGCGGCTCGGGTCGCCTCTTCGAACCGTTGCTCAGCGGCTGCGGAGTGTCCTCGGGCTGCCCGATCCCTCGAGGATTAATCCGGGCGCCAAGCGCCAGCTCGCGGGTGTCTTATCGAAGGCGGCATTGCTTCTCTCGGGATGCCCGGGCGATGCGAAGCGCTATCGTTGTGACCATCTTTCGGAGCAGCTCGAATCGCTCGGGGTGAGTACCGAATCGGCCACGCAAGGCGAGATCGATCTGACGGACGCGCTCGACTGCTTTTCGATCTTCGTTCTCCATCGCGTTGCGTACGATCGAAACATCGACTGGTTCCTTCGCAAGGCGAGTGAGCGCGGCGCGGTGGTCTTGTTCGACACCGACGATTGGGTCTTCGATCCGGAGGCGTATCGTTACATCGATACCGCCGGGATGAGCGAGCGCGACCAGAAGCTTTACCGTACCGGGCTCGAGCGCTACCGCGAGACGATTGCGCGCTCACACGGGATGGTCGTGTCGACCGACGCCCTATTCGAACTCGCGTCCGGTCTTCAGAAGGATGTACGCACGCTCCCGAACGTCGTGAGCGGAGAGATGATGCAACTCGCCACGGCAGCCCGCGCGGGGACGACTTCCCGACGCATGGGCGGCGTCGGCACGAGCGTCACGTTGGGCTATCTGAGCGGGACTCCGACCCATCGCAAGGACTTTGCCGTCGCGGAGGAAGCGATCGAGTGGGCCCTCGATACGTATCCGTCCGTCCGGTTGCTGACAGTCGGACACATTGACGTCTCCGACCGCTTCGGCCGTTTCGGCGAGCGATTCCAGCACATGCCGCTCATGCCGTGGCAGCGTCTGGCGGACACCCTCGCTCGGATCGACGTGAATCTGGCGCCCCTCGAACCGGGCAACCCCTTCACTGCGTCAAAGAGTGCGCTCAAATTCTTGGAAGCGGCGCTCGTCGGCGTCCCTACCATTGCGTCGCCCATGCCGGACTTCCGCCGCGCGATCGACCAAAAGGTCACGGGCTGGCTCGCAGAGACGCCGGCGGAGTGGCGCGAGGCACTCGGGCATCTCATCGAGTCTCCGGATGCGGCCCGCGAGATGGGCGAGAGCGCCCGGGACTGCGTGCTCGCAAAGCACACAACCGCGAGTCAGGCGGTTCATGCCCTCGAGACGGTTCGCTCTTTCGCGCCGTCTACCGAGGGACGGCCGCTTACGATCAACTGGATTCTGCGCGCGCCCATCGCCGGTACCGGCGGGGGATATTGGACAATCTTCCGGCTCGCGAATTTCCTCGGGGCCGCCGGGCACCGAGTACGCGTGTACATCGAGCCGATCGCGCACCTCGAGGGGAAGTCCCACGAGGAGATCGAACAGTTCCTCGAAGAGAACTTCGGTCCGCTGCGCGTTCAGACCGTCGTGGGGCACGATCGGATCCTTCCCGCCGATGCGACCATCGCAACGAACTGGCCCACCGCGTACACGGTCGCCGGGCAGCAGGACAGCCTCTTCCGGTTCTACTTCGTTCAGGACTTCGAGCCGGAGTTCTACTCCGACCGCGATCCACTATATCGCGAGGCGGAGCGAACGTACGACTTGCCTCTGCAGCACGTGTGCATAGGCCGTTCTTTGGCGGCGCGACTCGGGCGGCTCACGGGACGTCCTACCGAACGCATCGACTTCGCAGTCGACACGGAGATCTTCCGAACCCAGGTGCGTGCCGCCGACCGTTCCGGACCTACCCGTGTGCTCTTCTTCGCGCGTCCGGGGATCAAACGGCGTGGGTTCGATCTTGGGGTCGAAGCGCTCGAACGCTTCGCGCGCGAGCGTCCTGAGGTTGAGATCTGCATGTTTGGCGCCGAGGACGAAGAGCTACGAGGCGTGCGGTTCCCGTTCACCAACCTCGGAGTTCTCGGTCACTACGAACTCGCCCGTGTAATGAACGAAGCGCACATCCTGCTCTGCTTCTCCTTGTCCGCGAACGTGTCTTGGGTCCCGCTCCAGGCGATGGCCTGCGGATGTGCGGTCGTGGAGGCCGACGTCCCGGGCGTTCGGGAGATGGTCCAAAGCGACACCTGCCTTCTTGCGAAACCGTCCGGGCCTGAGGTGACGGAGGCTCTGGTTCGCCTGGTCGATGACGATGATCTCCGGTGTCGTCTGGCCGAGAACGCAGCGGCCGCTCTGGCCGAGCGCTCGTGGGAGAGCTCCGCGCGCCAGTTCGAACAGATTCTGCAGAAGCGCTGCTTTGTGCGAGCCGCGGGAAGCGGATCGGCGCAGCCCGCGGAAGCCGCGGACGAGAGAAAGGCCCGCGCCGCGACAGCGGGCTAG